In a genomic window of Leisingera caerulea DSM 24564:
- the gltX gene encoding glutamate--tRNA ligase, with product MTQPVVTRFAPSPTGFLHIGGARTALFNWLYARGRGGKFLLRIEDTDRERSTPEATAAILQGMAWLGLDHDGEVISQFARADRHAEVARQLLSEGKAYKCFATQEEIAAFRDQAKAEGKSTLYRSPWRDADEATHPDAPYVIRIKAPQSGVTVIKDEVQGDVTIRNDQLDDMILLRSDGTPVYMLAVVVDDHDMGVTHVIRGDDHLNNAARQMMIYEAMGWDVPVWAHIPLIHGPDGKKLSKRHGALGAQEYQAMGYPAAGMRNYLARLGWSHGDDEFFTDSQAKEWFNFDGIGKSPARFDTKKLENLCGQHIAVSDDAALRQEICDYLAAAGKPALTDAQSQGLEAAMYCLKDRARTFPELLEKAHFILASRPLERDAKAEKALSSVSDGILEELTPQLQNASWVRDDLEALLNAFAEAHDTKFGKLAGPLRAALAGRAVTPSVFDMMLILGRDETIARLKDATG from the coding sequence ATGACCCAACCGGTTGTCACCCGTTTCGCGCCTTCGCCCACCGGCTTTCTGCACATCGGCGGCGCCCGCACCGCACTGTTCAACTGGCTGTATGCCCGCGGCCGCGGCGGCAAATTCCTGTTGCGGATCGAGGACACCGACCGCGAACGCTCCACGCCGGAGGCCACCGCCGCAATCCTGCAAGGCATGGCTTGGCTGGGCCTGGACCACGACGGCGAGGTGATCAGCCAGTTCGCGCGCGCGGACCGCCACGCCGAAGTCGCCCGACAGCTGCTGTCCGAGGGCAAGGCCTATAAGTGTTTTGCCACCCAGGAGGAAATCGCAGCCTTCCGCGACCAGGCCAAGGCCGAGGGCAAATCCACCCTCTACCGCTCCCCGTGGCGCGACGCGGATGAAGCCACCCATCCGGACGCGCCTTATGTGATCCGCATCAAGGCGCCGCAAAGCGGCGTTACCGTTATCAAGGATGAGGTGCAGGGTGATGTGACCATCCGCAACGACCAGCTGGACGACATGATCCTGCTGCGCTCCGACGGCACCCCGGTCTATATGCTGGCGGTTGTGGTCGATGACCATGACATGGGCGTCACCCATGTGATCCGCGGCGATGACCACCTCAACAACGCCGCCCGCCAGATGATGATCTATGAGGCGATGGGCTGGGACGTGCCGGTCTGGGCCCATATCCCGCTAATCCACGGGCCGGACGGCAAGAAACTGAGCAAACGCCATGGCGCCTTGGGAGCGCAGGAATACCAGGCGATGGGTTATCCCGCGGCCGGCATGCGCAATTATCTGGCGCGTCTCGGCTGGTCGCATGGCGATGACGAATTTTTTACGGACAGCCAGGCCAAAGAGTGGTTTAATTTCGACGGTATCGGCAAAAGCCCGGCCCGGTTCGACACCAAAAAGCTGGAAAACCTCTGCGGCCAGCATATTGCCGTTAGCGACGACGCCGCACTGCGGCAAGAAATCTGTGATTACCTGGCAGCTGCCGGGAAACCCGCCCTGACTGACGCGCAGTCACAAGGGCTGGAAGCTGCGATGTATTGCCTCAAGGACCGGGCCCGTACCTTCCCGGAACTTCTTGAAAAGGCGCATTTTATCCTTGCATCACGGCCTCTTGAACGGGATGCGAAGGCAGAAAAAGCGCTGTCGTCTGTATCCGATGGTATACTGGAAGAATTGACGCCGCAGCTGCAAAATGCTAGCTGGGTCCGTGACGATCTGGAGGCGCTTCTGAACGCATTTGCAGAAGCACATGATACCAAGTTCGGCAAACTGGCAGGCCCGTTGCGGGCTGCGCTTGCGGGCCGGGCGGTAACGCCTTCGGTGTTCGATATGATGCTGATTCTGGGCCGCGATGAAACCATCGCCCGGCTCAAAGACGCAACGGGCTGA
- a CDS encoding citrate synthase has product MTETQKSATLSLNGENYELPIFSPTAGPDVLDIRKLYAQAGVFTYDPGFTSTASCDSTITYIDGGKGELLHRGYPIDQLASKSHYLEVCYLLLYGELPTAAQLEDFETRVTRHTMVHEQMHNFFRGFRRDAHPMATLVGVVGAMSAFYHDSLDVTDPWQREVAAIRLIAKLPTIAAMAYKYSIGQPFVYPKNDLDYSANFLHMCFSVPAEEYHVNPILSRAMDRIFILHADHEQNASTSTVRLASSSGANPFACIAAGIACLWGPAHGGANQACLEMLKEIGSVDRIPEFIERAKDKNDPFRLMGFGHRVYKNTDPRAKVLKQSADEVLELLGVEDNPLLQVAKELERTALHDDYFIEKKLFPNVDFYSGIILEAMGFPTSMFTPIFALSRTVGWISQWKEMIADPQNKIGRPRQLYLGETLRDYVDIEKR; this is encoded by the coding sequence ATGACCGAGACACAGAAATCTGCCACGCTCAGCCTGAATGGCGAAAACTACGAGCTGCCCATTTTCTCGCCAACGGCCGGGCCCGATGTTCTCGACATCCGCAAGCTTTATGCGCAGGCAGGCGTGTTCACCTATGATCCGGGCTTCACCTCCACCGCCAGCTGCGACAGCACCATCACCTATATTGATGGCGGCAAGGGCGAGCTGCTGCACCGCGGCTATCCGATCGACCAGCTGGCGTCGAAATCGCATTACCTGGAGGTCTGCTACCTGCTGCTCTACGGCGAACTGCCGACTGCCGCGCAGCTGGAGGATTTCGAGACCCGTGTGACCCGTCACACCATGGTGCATGAGCAGATGCACAACTTCTTCCGCGGCTTCCGCCGCGACGCGCACCCGATGGCGACCCTGGTGGGCGTGGTCGGCGCGATGTCGGCCTTCTACCACGACTCGCTGGACGTGACCGATCCCTGGCAGCGCGAGGTTGCAGCGATCCGGCTGATCGCCAAACTGCCGACCATCGCCGCGATGGCCTACAAGTACTCGATCGGCCAGCCCTTCGTGTACCCGAAGAACGACTTGGATTATTCGGCCAACTTCCTGCACATGTGCTTCTCGGTACCGGCCGAGGAATACCACGTGAACCCGATCCTGAGCCGCGCGATGGACCGGATCTTCATCCTGCACGCAGACCATGAGCAGAACGCCTCCACCTCGACCGTGCGCCTGGCGTCTTCCTCCGGTGCCAACCCGTTTGCCTGTATCGCGGCCGGTATCGCCTGCCTCTGGGGCCCGGCCCACGGCGGCGCCAACCAGGCTTGCCTGGAAATGCTCAAGGAAATCGGCTCTGTTGACCGCATCCCTGAGTTCATCGAACGCGCCAAGGACAAGAACGACCCGTTCCGCCTGATGGGCTTTGGCCACCGCGTGTACAAGAACACCGACCCGCGCGCCAAGGTGCTGAAGCAATCCGCGGACGAAGTGCTGGAGCTGCTGGGTGTCGAAGACAACCCGCTGCTGCAGGTCGCCAAGGAGCTGGAGCGCACCGCGCTGCACGACGACTACTTCATCGAGAAGAAGCTGTTCCCGAACGTCGACTTCTACTCCGGCATCATCCTGGAGGCGATGGGCTTCCCGACCTCGATGTTCACCCCGATCTTCGCGCTGTCGCGCACCGTCGGCTGGATCTCGCAGTGGAAAGAGATGATCGCCGATCCACAGAACAAGATCGGCCGCCCGCGCCAGCTGTACCTGGGCGAGACCCTGCGCGACTACGTCGACATCGAAAAGCGCTGA
- a CDS encoding calcium-binding protein → MELLILLGIGLTIGGVALAMDDDDDGGASEPDTSEPPQTVEPGSTTTGSDAADDLIGTGQDETAYARGGNDILEGRGGDDRLFGMDGADILVGGTGDDFMRGGAGDDYLIDNEGSDTLHGDTGDDRIITTSGIDGEGIVGLSRGLADGSVTVLSGLAEFINPDTDLDGDADSVSAGYGDDTVIAGDGDTVSLGEGSDTLVVGDWIASDDDPVIVTDFDPADDLLIYSYDGDGLPPRLSVQTVGDGTGDEGQGSALLFADDVFVARIHGAGGLLTVSDVSIVDRSEDGSLFS, encoded by the coding sequence ATGGAACTTTTGATCTTGCTTGGGATTGGCCTGACCATTGGCGGTGTGGCCTTGGCGATGGACGATGATGATGACGGTGGCGCGAGCGAGCCGGACACTTCGGAGCCGCCGCAGACCGTCGAACCCGGCAGTACAACCACCGGGTCGGACGCTGCAGATGACTTGATTGGCACCGGCCAAGACGAAACCGCTTACGCCAGGGGCGGCAACGATATCCTTGAAGGCCGCGGTGGTGATGACCGCCTGTTCGGAATGGACGGGGCCGACATTCTGGTCGGCGGCACCGGCGACGACTTTATGCGCGGCGGAGCAGGCGATGACTATCTGATCGACAATGAAGGATCGGACACTCTGCACGGGGACACCGGCGATGACAGGATTATCACAACCAGCGGCATTGACGGCGAAGGAATTGTCGGCCTCTCGCGCGGGCTGGCTGACGGGTCCGTCACCGTCCTCAGCGGTCTGGCCGAATTTATTAACCCCGATACGGATCTTGACGGCGACGCCGACAGCGTGTCAGCCGGATACGGCGATGATACAGTAATCGCAGGGGATGGAGATACCGTCTCCCTTGGCGAAGGAAGCGACACCTTGGTGGTCGGAGATTGGATCGCGTCCGACGATGACCCCGTTATCGTGACGGATTTCGATCCCGCCGACGACCTGCTGATCTATTCTTACGACGGCGATGGGCTGCCGCCCAGATTGTCGGTTCAGACGGTCGGCGACGGCACCGGCGACGAGGGACAGGGCTCGGCGCTGCTCTTTGCCGACGATGTGTTCGTCGCGCGGATCCACGGCGCAGGAGGGTTGCTCACGGTCAGCGATGTCTCCATCGTTGACCGCTCGGAGGACGGATCGCTGTTTTCCTGA
- a CDS encoding enoyl-CoA hydratase-related protein, with translation MDYKEILFTLEDGLAVITLNRANRKNALTSRMRSEITHAVRMASAEARAVVLTGAGDAFCSGQDLSDASSAGDLDLERTLRDEYLPMVEAIYNCPVPVVAAVNGAAAGAGASLALAADVVIASESAFFMQAFSKIGLMPDAGGTWFLPRQVGMAKAMGAALFADRISAQQASDWGMIWEAVPDAEFSTRWRARAEYLAQGPSKAFAATKSALRESTGRSLMEQLSEEAHLQGECGKTRDFLEGVTAFMEKRPAKFEGR, from the coding sequence ATGGACTACAAGGAAATCCTGTTCACGCTGGAGGACGGGCTGGCGGTCATCACGCTGAACCGCGCAAACCGCAAGAACGCGCTGACCAGCCGGATGCGCTCGGAAATCACCCATGCGGTGCGAATGGCCTCGGCAGAGGCGCGCGCGGTTGTGCTGACGGGTGCAGGTGATGCGTTCTGCTCCGGCCAGGACCTGAGCGATGCCTCCAGCGCGGGCGACCTGGATCTGGAGCGCACGCTGCGCGACGAATACCTGCCGATGGTGGAAGCGATCTATAATTGCCCGGTGCCGGTTGTGGCCGCGGTGAACGGCGCCGCAGCGGGAGCCGGTGCCAGCCTGGCCCTGGCGGCGGATGTGGTGATTGCCAGCGAAAGCGCGTTTTTCATGCAGGCCTTTAGCAAGATTGGGCTGATGCCTGATGCCGGCGGCACCTGGTTCCTGCCGCGTCAGGTCGGCATGGCCAAGGCGATGGGTGCGGCGCTGTTTGCCGATCGCATCAGCGCGCAGCAGGCCAGCGATTGGGGCATGATCTGGGAAGCGGTGCCCGACGCGGAGTTCAGCACCCGCTGGCGCGCGCGCGCCGAATATTTGGCCCAAGGCCCCAGCAAGGCCTTTGCCGCCACCAAGTCCGCCCTGCGCGAAAGCACCGGCCGCAGCCTGATGGAGCAGCTGTCGGAAGAGGCGCATCTGCAAGGGGAATGCGGCAAGACCCGGGATTTCCTGGAAGGGGTGACAGCCTTCATGGAAAAACGCCCCGCGAAGTTCGAGGGGCGCTGA
- a CDS encoding cytochrome c-type biogenesis protein — translation MKRMRFLIVALAALMTAALFTPAPALAVEPDEILEDPALEARARELSKDLRCLVCRNESIDESNAELARDLRVLLRERLVAGDSDREAMDFIVARYGEYVLLRPTTSGANWLLWAAGPLMLLAALVMALFYLRGRARAPRAAEQGLSAEEQERLRKILED, via the coding sequence ATGAAACGGATGCGTTTTCTGATCGTCGCCCTGGCGGCCCTGATGACCGCCGCCCTGTTCACACCGGCGCCCGCGCTGGCGGTGGAGCCGGATGAAATCCTGGAGGACCCGGCCCTGGAAGCGCGCGCGCGCGAGCTCTCCAAGGACCTGCGCTGTCTGGTCTGCCGCAATGAGAGCATCGACGAGTCCAACGCCGAACTGGCCCGCGACCTGCGGGTGCTGCTGCGCGAGCGGCTGGTGGCGGGCGACAGCGACCGGGAGGCGATGGATTTTATCGTTGCCCGCTATGGCGAGTACGTGCTGCTGCGCCCCACCACCAGCGGGGCCAATTGGCTGCTGTGGGCGGCGGGGCCGCTGATGCTGCTGGCGGCGCTGGTGATGGCGCTTTTCTATCTGCGCGGACGCGCCCGGGCGCCCCGGGCGGCGGAGCAGGGGCTGAGCGCGGAAGAGCAGGAACGGCTGCGCAAAATCCTGGAGGATTGA
- a CDS encoding heme lyase CcmF/NrfE family subunit, producing MITELGHFALILAFMIAIVQAVIPLIGAHKRWPGWMAVAEPAAQAQFLFTAFSFGALMWAFITSDFSLKLVTLNSHSAKPMLYKISGTWGNHEGSMLLWVLIVSLFGALASVFGGGLPPTLKARVLSVQAAIGVAFFAFILFTSNPFLRLTVPPFDGQDLNPLLQDPGLAFHPPFLYLGYVGLSMAFSFAVAALIEGRVDAAWGRWVRPWTLAAWIFLTIGIALGSWWAYYELGWGGFWFWDPVENASFMPWLLAAALLHSAIVVEKREALKSWTILLAILAFGFSLIGTFIVRSGVITSVHAFANDPERGVFILFILAFFTGGALTLFAARAQAMEAKGVFGMISRESALVANNILLAVSCFVVFFGTIWPIVAEMLLDRKLSVGPPFFNSAFTPFMVVLGLLLPVGAMLPWKRGRIGRTAWQLRYVFLLAVSLGVLAWSMQTGRSALGPVGLFLGSWVVFGALADLWMRSGKSGRLQRMLRLPRADWGKATAHAGLGVTIFAIAGLTAWEQEDIRVARIGEPFEVGAFTLVLQEVTREQGPNYFTTKGRVEVTRNGRPEAMMFPEKRDYPVAKMPTTEAAIDYRVTRDLYVVLGDQQADGSWTMRTYIKPFANWIWAGSILMALGGLLSLSDRRFRVAAGARKTPAAGVPAE from the coding sequence ATGATCACAGAACTCGGACATTTCGCCCTAATTCTCGCCTTCATGATAGCCATCGTGCAGGCCGTTATCCCCTTGATCGGCGCCCACAAACGCTGGCCCGGCTGGATGGCCGTCGCGGAACCGGCGGCGCAGGCGCAATTCCTGTTCACCGCGTTTTCCTTTGGCGCGCTGATGTGGGCCTTCATCACCTCAGACTTCTCGCTGAAGCTGGTGACGCTGAACAGCCATTCAGCCAAGCCGATGCTGTACAAGATCTCCGGCACCTGGGGGAACCACGAGGGCTCGATGCTGTTGTGGGTGCTGATCGTCAGCCTGTTCGGGGCGCTGGCCTCGGTCTTTGGCGGCGGCCTGCCGCCGACCTTGAAGGCCCGTGTGCTGTCCGTGCAGGCCGCGATCGGCGTGGCGTTTTTCGCTTTCATCCTGTTCACCTCGAACCCGTTCCTGCGCCTGACGGTGCCGCCGTTTGACGGACAGGACCTGAACCCGCTGCTGCAGGACCCGGGCCTCGCCTTCCATCCGCCGTTCCTCTACCTCGGCTATGTGGGCCTCAGCATGGCGTTTTCCTTTGCCGTTGCGGCCCTGATCGAAGGCCGGGTGGATGCCGCCTGGGGCCGCTGGGTGCGGCCCTGGACGCTGGCCGCCTGGATCTTCCTGACCATCGGCATCGCGCTGGGGTCCTGGTGGGCCTATTACGAGCTTGGCTGGGGCGGCTTCTGGTTCTGGGACCCGGTGGAAAACGCCTCCTTCATGCCCTGGCTGCTGGCCGCTGCGCTGCTGCATTCCGCCATCGTGGTGGAAAAGCGCGAGGCGTTGAAAAGCTGGACCATCCTGCTGGCGATCCTTGCCTTCGGCTTCTCGCTGATCGGCACTTTCATTGTGCGCTCGGGCGTGATCACCAGCGTGCATGCCTTTGCCAACGACCCCGAGCGGGGCGTGTTCATCCTGTTCATCCTCGCCTTCTTCACCGGCGGCGCGCTGACCCTGTTTGCCGCGCGCGCGCAGGCGATGGAGGCCAAGGGGGTCTTTGGTATGATCAGCCGCGAAAGCGCGCTGGTGGCCAATAACATCCTGCTGGCGGTCAGCTGTTTCGTGGTGTTCTTCGGAACCATCTGGCCGATCGTTGCCGAGATGCTACTGGACCGGAAGCTGAGCGTCGGGCCGCCGTTCTTCAACTCGGCCTTCACCCCCTTCATGGTGGTGCTGGGTCTGCTGCTGCCCGTCGGCGCGATGCTGCCGTGGAAGCGCGGCCGGATCGGGCGCACCGCCTGGCAGCTGCGTTATGTGTTCCTGCTGGCGGTGTCGCTCGGCGTGCTGGCCTGGTCGATGCAGACCGGGCGCTCGGCGCTGGGACCTGTGGGGCTGTTCCTGGGGTCCTGGGTGGTGTTCGGTGCGCTGGCGGATCTGTGGATGCGCAGCGGAAAATCCGGCCGCCTCCAGCGGATGCTGCGGCTGCCGCGGGCGGATTGGGGCAAGGCCACGGCCCATGCAGGCCTCGGCGTCACTATCTTTGCCATCGCGGGCCTGACCGCCTGGGAGCAGGAGGACATCCGCGTGGCCCGTATCGGCGAGCCGTTTGAGGTCGGCGCCTTCACGCTGGTGCTGCAGGAGGTGACCCGTGAGCAGGGGCCGAACTATTTCACCACCAAGGGACGCGTCGAGGTCACCCGCAACGGGCGGCCCGAGGCGATGATGTTCCCGGAGAAACGCGACTATCCGGTGGCCAAGATGCCGACCACCGAAGCTGCGATTGACTACCGGGTGACACGCGACCTGTATGTCGTGCTGGGCGATCAGCAGGCCGACGGCAGCTGGACCATGCGCACCTACATTAAACCCTTTGCCAACTGGATCTGGGCGGGTTCCATCCTGATGGCGCTTGGCGGGCTCTTGAGCCTGAGCGACCGGCGTTTCCGCGTGGCCGCGGGCGCGCGCAAGACACCGGCAGCGGGAGTGCCTGCGGAATGA
- a CDS encoding holin family protein yields the protein MGLIADVFGLVFGRQSNALRETLEVFRENAEAGAARAHDMQSAALSQLAAEFQYGGKSRFDRFMDGVNRLPRPLLALGTLALIGASLSDPVWFAARMQGLALVPEPLWWLLGVIVSFYFGARHQVKSQEFQQGLAASMARVPEVAENIAALERLRADAPAAAATSTDAAARLDATAAGNNPALEAWKARRG from the coding sequence ATGGGGCTGATCGCGGATGTGTTTGGATTGGTTTTTGGGCGGCAGAGCAATGCCTTGCGGGAAACGCTTGAAGTCTTTCGCGAAAACGCTGAGGCCGGCGCCGCCCGCGCGCACGATATGCAAAGCGCTGCACTCAGCCAGCTGGCGGCGGAGTTTCAGTATGGCGGCAAAAGCCGGTTTGACCGGTTCATGGACGGGGTGAACCGTCTGCCGCGCCCCTTGCTGGCGCTTGGGACTCTTGCACTGATAGGCGCATCTCTGAGCGATCCGGTCTGGTTTGCTGCAAGAATGCAAGGTCTGGCGCTGGTGCCGGAGCCGCTGTGGTGGCTTTTGGGGGTCATCGTCTCTTTCTATTTCGGCGCCCGCCATCAGGTGAAGAGCCAGGAATTCCAGCAGGGGCTGGCCGCCAGCATGGCGCGGGTGCCCGAGGTGGCGGAAAACATCGCCGCGCTGGAGCGGCTCAGGGCGGATGCCCCTGCTGCCGCCGCCACAAGCACGGATGCCGCGGCGCGGCTGGACGCCACCGCGGCAGGGAACAATCCCGCGCTGGAAGCCTGGAAGGCGCGCCGTGGTTGA
- a CDS encoding holin-associated N-acetylmuramidase, with amino-acid sequence MQSVQEIAQQIVAREGGFVNDPDDPGGATKHGVTIGTLRRLGLDLTGDGAVNVQDVKAVSQAQAVEIFIRHYFEAPRVASLPPCLQASVFDMYVNAGSNAVRILQRLLRDMGYAVAVDGTIGPQTADAAAQAAEVGAETLRDAYGVARRNYYFRLADRRPASRKYARTRAGGKGGWITRAEEFISPAYRLSQQEFQRRTAAWG; translated from the coding sequence ATGCAGAGCGTTCAGGAAATTGCACAACAGATCGTGGCGCGCGAAGGCGGGTTTGTGAATGATCCGGATGATCCCGGCGGCGCCACCAAACACGGCGTGACCATCGGCACGCTGCGGCGGCTGGGGCTGGATCTGACCGGCGATGGCGCCGTGAATGTTCAGGACGTGAAGGCCGTGAGCCAGGCGCAGGCGGTGGAGATCTTCATCCGCCATTATTTCGAGGCGCCGCGGGTCGCCAGCTTGCCGCCCTGTCTGCAGGCGTCGGTGTTTGACATGTATGTGAACGCGGGCAGCAACGCGGTGCGCATTCTGCAGCGGCTGCTGCGCGACATGGGCTATGCCGTGGCGGTTGATGGCACCATCGGCCCGCAGACCGCAGACGCGGCGGCGCAAGCGGCGGAGGTCGGTGCGGAAACCTTGCGCGACGCCTACGGGGTGGCGCGCCGCAACTATTACTTCCGCCTGGCGGACCGGCGTCCGGCCAGCCGCAAATACGCGCGCACCCGTGCTGGCGGCAAGGGCGGCTGGATCACCCGGGCTGAGGAGTTCATCTCGCCCGCCTACCGCCTCAGCCAGCAGGAGTTTCAGCGGAGGACGGCGGCATGGGGCTGA
- the ccmE gene encoding cytochrome c maturation protein CcmE translates to MKNLKKQRRIQVIAVAAVALIVATALIGYAMRDGINYFRSPSQVMEEPPKPTEVFRIGGLVAEGSLQRGQGKTVRFAVTDGGATVNVAYTGVLPDLFEENQGMVGTGRYVNGVFEATEILAKHDETYMPKEVMDALKEQGVYQEPGT, encoded by the coding sequence ATGAAGAACCTGAAGAAACAGCGCCGGATCCAGGTCATCGCGGTTGCCGCGGTGGCCCTGATCGTGGCAACCGCCCTGATCGGCTATGCCATGCGGGACGGCATCAACTATTTCCGCTCGCCCAGCCAGGTGATGGAGGAGCCGCCGAAGCCGACCGAAGTGTTCCGCATCGGCGGGCTGGTGGCGGAAGGCTCGCTGCAGCGCGGCCAGGGCAAGACCGTGCGCTTTGCGGTGACCGATGGCGGCGCGACCGTAAACGTCGCCTACACCGGCGTTCTGCCCGACCTGTTTGAAGAGAACCAGGGCATGGTCGGCACCGGGCGTTACGTGAACGGCGTCTTTGAAGCCACTGAAATCCTGGCAAAACATGACGAGACTTACATGCCCAAGGAAGTCATGGACGCGCTGAAGGAGCAGGGCGTCTATCAGGAACCCGGAACCTGA
- the argC gene encoding N-acetyl-gamma-glutamyl-phosphate reductase gives MTHKVAILGASGYTGAELVRLIAQHPNIEIAALSADRKAGMTMAEVFPHLRHMELPVLCKIGEIDFSGIDLCFCALPHKTSQEVIAALPKTLKIVDLSADFRLRDPAEYEKWYGNPHAALEQQEEAVYGLTEFYRDEIKSARLVAGTGCNAATGQFALRPLIEAGVIDLDEIILDLKCAVSGAGRSLKENLLHAELSEGYHAYAIGGTHRHLGEFDQEFSKIAGRPVKVQFTPHLLPVNRGILATVYVKGDAQAIHDTFAKAYAGEPFIELLPFGEAPSTHHVRGSNFCHIGVAQDRIGGRAIVFAALDNLTKGSSGQALQNANLMLGENETEGLMMAPLFP, from the coding sequence ATGACCCACAAAGTGGCTATCCTTGGCGCGTCCGGCTATACCGGCGCCGAACTGGTGCGGTTGATCGCCCAGCACCCGAACATCGAGATCGCGGCCCTGTCCGCCGACCGCAAGGCCGGCATGACCATGGCGGAAGTGTTCCCGCACCTGCGCCATATGGAACTGCCGGTGCTGTGCAAGATTGGCGAGATTGATTTCTCCGGCATCGACCTCTGCTTCTGCGCGCTGCCGCATAAGACCAGCCAGGAAGTGATCGCAGCCCTGCCCAAGACCCTGAAAATCGTCGATCTGTCGGCGGATTTCCGGCTGCGCGACCCGGCGGAATACGAGAAGTGGTACGGCAACCCCCACGCCGCGCTGGAGCAGCAGGAAGAGGCGGTTTACGGCCTCACCGAGTTCTACCGGGACGAGATCAAATCCGCGCGTCTGGTGGCCGGCACGGGCTGTAACGCCGCCACCGGCCAGTTTGCCCTGCGGCCCCTGATCGAGGCAGGCGTCATCGATCTGGACGAGATCATCCTGGACCTGAAATGCGCGGTCTCCGGCGCCGGCCGGTCGCTCAAGGAAAACCTTCTGCATGCAGAGCTGAGCGAGGGCTACCACGCCTATGCCATCGGCGGCACCCACCGGCACCTGGGCGAGTTCGACCAGGAGTTCAGCAAGATCGCAGGCCGCCCGGTGAAAGTGCAGTTCACCCCGCATCTGCTGCCGGTGAACCGCGGCATCCTCGCGACCGTCTATGTGAAGGGCGACGCGCAGGCGATTCATGATACCTTTGCCAAGGCTTACGCCGGTGAGCCTTTCATCGAGCTGCTGCCGTTTGGCGAGGCGCCCTCGACCCATCACGTGCGCGGCTCCAACTTCTGCCATATCGGCGTTGCGCAGGACCGGATCGGCGGCCGCGCTATCGTCTTTGCGGCACTGGATAACCTGACAAAAGGAAGCAGCGGCCAGGCCTTGCAGAACGCAAACCTGATGTTAGGTGAGAACGAGACCGAAGGGCTGATGATGGCGCCGCTGTTCCCCTGA
- the murI gene encoding glutamate racemase: MAVGIFDSGLGGLTVLNAAQQRLPDVNFLYYGDNARAPYGVRDAEDVYQLTKSAVQDMWDKGCDLVILACNTASAAALRRMQEGGLPKGKRVLGVFVPLIEALTERQWGDNSPPREVAVQHVALFATPATVASRAFQRELAFRAIGVDVEAQACGGVVDAIEDGDMILAEALVRSHVDALKRKMPHPQAAILGCTHYPLMEKTFQDALGPEVKVFSQGSLVADSLADYLQRHPDMYGNGAGGFFTTGNPGRVSDRATQFLRREITFQAA; encoded by the coding sequence ATGGCTGTAGGCATCTTTGATTCGGGCCTGGGCGGGCTGACTGTCCTGAACGCTGCGCAGCAACGGCTGCCGGACGTGAATTTCCTCTATTACGGCGACAATGCCCGCGCCCCCTATGGTGTGCGCGATGCCGAGGATGTCTATCAGCTGACCAAATCCGCGGTGCAGGACATGTGGGACAAGGGCTGTGACCTGGTGATCCTGGCCTGCAACACCGCCTCTGCCGCCGCGCTGCGCCGGATGCAGGAGGGCGGGTTGCCCAAGGGCAAGCGGGTGCTGGGCGTCTTTGTGCCGCTGATCGAAGCGCTGACTGAGCGGCAATGGGGCGACAATTCTCCGCCGCGCGAGGTTGCGGTGCAGCATGTGGCGCTGTTCGCGACCCCGGCGACCGTTGCCAGCCGCGCCTTTCAGCGTGAACTGGCGTTCCGCGCCATCGGCGTCGACGTGGAGGCGCAGGCCTGCGGCGGCGTCGTGGACGCGATCGAGGACGGCGACATGATCCTCGCCGAAGCCCTGGTGCGCAGCCATGTGGACGCGCTGAAGCGCAAGATGCCGCACCCGCAGGCCGCGATCCTCGGCTGCACGCATTATCCGCTGATGGAAAAAACCTTTCAGGATGCGCTGGGACCGGAGGTTAAGGTGTTCAGCCAGGGCAGCCTGGTGGCGGACAGCCTGGCGGATTACCTGCAGCGGCATCCCGACATGTACGGCAACGGCGCAGGCGGCTTTTTCACCACCGGAAACCCGGGCCGCGTCAGCGACCGCGCGACCCAGTTTCTCCGACGGGAAATCACCTTTCAGGCGGCCTGA